In one window of Bradyrhizobium sp. AZCC 1721 DNA:
- the lepA gene encoding translation elongation factor 4, whose product MTTAPISNIRNFSIVAHIDHGKSTLADRLIQMTGGLSDREMAGKEQVLDSMDIERERGITIKAQTVRLNYRAKDGKDYIFNLMDTPGHVDFAYEVSRSLAACEGSLLVVDASQGVEAQTLANVYQALDNNHEIVPVLNKVDLPAAEPDKVKQQIEDVIGIDASDAVMISAKTGLGVPDVLEAIVTRLPPPKGDRGATLKALLVDSWYDVYLGVVVLIRVVDGTMKKGQRIRMMGTNAAYDVERVGFFTPKMEQVDELGPGEIGFITAAIKEVADTRVGDTITDDKKPITEMLPGFKPAIPVVFCGLFPVDANDFETLRAAMGKLRLNDASFSYEMETSAALGFGFRCGFLGLLHLEIIQERLSREFDLNLIATAPSVIYKMHLTDGQEIEIHNPVDMPDVVKIADIEEPWIEATILTPDEYLGSVLKLCQDRRGAQKELTYVGSRAMVKYDLPLNEVVFDFYDRLKSVSKGYASFDYHLTDYKVADLVKMQILVNGEPVDALSMLVHRTRAEGRGRAMVEKMKELIPPHMFQIPIQAAIGGKVIARETVRALRKDVTAKCYGGDITRKRKLLEKQKEGKKKMRQFGKVDIPQEAFIAALKVDS is encoded by the coding sequence ATGACAACTGCGCCCATTTCCAACATTCGCAACTTCTCCATTGTCGCGCACATCGACCATGGCAAATCGACGCTGGCTGACCGCCTGATCCAGATGACGGGCGGGCTGTCGGACCGTGAAATGGCGGGCAAGGAACAGGTGCTCGATTCCATGGATATCGAGCGCGAGCGCGGCATCACCATCAAGGCGCAGACGGTGCGGCTGAACTACCGCGCCAAGGACGGCAAGGATTACATCTTCAACCTGATGGACACGCCTGGCCATGTCGACTTCGCCTACGAAGTCTCGCGGTCGCTGGCGGCCTGCGAAGGCTCTCTCCTGGTGGTCGATGCCAGCCAGGGCGTCGAGGCGCAGACGCTCGCCAACGTCTATCAGGCGCTCGACAACAATCACGAGATCGTGCCGGTCCTGAACAAGGTCGACCTGCCGGCGGCCGAGCCTGACAAGGTCAAGCAGCAGATCGAGGACGTGATCGGCATCGATGCCTCGGACGCCGTGATGATCTCGGCCAAGACCGGCTTGGGCGTTCCCGACGTGCTGGAAGCCATCGTGACCCGCCTGCCGCCGCCGAAGGGCGACCGCGGCGCGACGCTGAAGGCGCTATTGGTGGATAGCTGGTACGACGTCTATCTCGGCGTCGTCGTGCTGATCCGCGTCGTCGACGGCACGATGAAAAAGGGCCAGCGCATCCGCATGATGGGCACCAACGCGGCCTATGATGTCGAGCGCGTCGGGTTCTTCACGCCGAAGATGGAGCAGGTCGACGAGCTCGGCCCCGGCGAGATCGGCTTCATTACCGCGGCGATCAAGGAAGTCGCCGACACGCGCGTCGGCGATACCATCACCGACGACAAGAAGCCGATCACCGAGATGCTGCCCGGCTTCAAGCCGGCAATCCCGGTGGTGTTCTGCGGCCTGTTCCCGGTCGATGCCAACGATTTCGAAACGCTGCGCGCGGCAATGGGCAAGCTGCGGCTCAACGATGCGAGCTTCTCCTACGAAATGGAGACTTCGGCCGCGCTCGGCTTCGGTTTCCGCTGCGGCTTCCTCGGGCTGCTGCATCTCGAAATCATCCAGGAGCGGCTGTCGCGCGAGTTCGATCTCAACCTGATCGCGACGGCGCCGAGCGTGATCTACAAGATGCACCTGACCGATGGGCAGGAGATCGAGATCCACAACCCGGTCGACATGCCCGATGTCGTCAAGATCGCCGACATCGAGGAGCCGTGGATCGAGGCCACGATCCTCACGCCGGACGAATATCTCGGCAGCGTGCTAAAACTGTGCCAGGACCGCCGCGGCGCGCAGAAGGAGCTAACTTACGTCGGCTCCCGCGCGATGGTGAAATACGATTTGCCGCTCAACGAAGTCGTATTCGATTTCTACGACCGGCTGAAATCCGTCTCGAAGGGCTATGCCTCGTTCGACTATCATCTGACCGACTACAAGGTGGCCGACCTCGTCAAGATGCAGATCCTCGTCAACGGCGAGCCAGTCGATGCGCTGTCCATGCTGGTGCACCGGACGCGCGCGGAGGGCCGCGGCCGCGCCATGGTCGAGAAGATGAAGGAACTGATTCCGCCGCACATGTTCCAGATCCCGATCCAGGCCGCGATCGGCGGCAAGGTGATCGCCCGCGAAACCGTCCGCGCGCTGCGCAAGGACGTCACCGCCAAATGCTACGGCGGCGACATCACGCGCAAACGCAAGCTTCTGGAGAAGCAGAAGGAAGGCAAGAAGAAGATGCGGCAGTTCGGCAAGGTCGACATCCCGCAGGAAGCGTTCATTGCCGCGCTGAAGGTGGATAGCTGA
- a CDS encoding glycosyltransferase family 39 protein — MSTASISPTAARLRRIPSIRRLAAWLASRASDPKASLWLVTGFAVVHAVLWTLILVSLKTGQDVHMDVAEAFAWGQKFLLGYGKHPPLSGWVAGIWFMLFPVTDWATYALAMATLGCSLVICWLLALRVVDRRRAFFVVAMLALYPIFNFKGFKYNPDLLQLVTLPLVVLAYLDAFEKRSLKSGVWLGLAGALALMTKYWVLTMIGAVGLAALIHPQRLQFLRSPAPWVAIATLVVVMLPHFMWLKQVNFVPLTYAGDTYSLTDRAMIDDLALGYVGHNLALLAAPVILGAIALMWRPLRLMPFPAFARGANTGVNISQAINVWIVQAVVAIGPPLGALIFHVYIKTDWGIPLFFLVPLALVAIPAVRIRKIALLNLTTTWLVISLVVLAISPRIVAYELDEKRTAGAPYRARSELARELTEAWHTRFYSRWPVVAAYTDTGQPVTFYSPDHPAPLTPDEPWSSGLTSLEEAKRSGFIGICEVGDWKLEKCEAWMQAHAANAERMVMTTRRLFLGKAGPATAWNIFIVPPAR, encoded by the coding sequence ATGTCGACTGCATCCATTTCGCCCACGGCCGCGCGCTTGAGGCGCATTCCCTCGATCCGGCGGCTGGCGGCGTGGCTGGCCTCACGCGCCAGTGATCCCAAAGCCAGCCTGTGGCTGGTGACCGGCTTTGCCGTGGTCCACGCCGTGCTGTGGACGCTGATCCTGGTCAGTCTGAAGACCGGGCAGGACGTCCATATGGACGTCGCGGAAGCCTTCGCCTGGGGGCAGAAGTTCCTGCTCGGCTATGGCAAGCACCCGCCGCTGTCGGGATGGGTCGCCGGCATCTGGTTCATGCTGTTTCCGGTCACGGACTGGGCGACCTATGCATTGGCAATGGCGACGCTTGGCTGCTCCCTCGTGATCTGCTGGCTATTGGCGTTGCGCGTGGTCGATCGCCGCCGCGCGTTCTTCGTCGTGGCGATGCTCGCGCTCTATCCGATCTTCAACTTCAAGGGCTTCAAGTACAATCCGGACCTGCTGCAACTCGTCACGCTGCCGCTCGTCGTGCTGGCCTATCTCGACGCGTTCGAGAAACGCAGCCTCAAATCGGGCGTGTGGCTCGGGCTCGCCGGTGCGCTGGCGCTGATGACCAAATACTGGGTGCTGACCATGATCGGCGCCGTCGGCCTTGCCGCGTTGATCCATCCGCAGCGTTTGCAGTTCCTGCGTTCGCCGGCGCCATGGGTCGCGATTGCCACGCTCGTGGTCGTAATGCTCCCGCACTTCATGTGGCTGAAGCAGGTGAACTTCGTCCCGCTCACCTATGCCGGCGATACTTACTCTCTCACCGATCGCGCGATGATCGACGATCTCGCGCTGGGCTATGTCGGGCACAATCTCGCGCTGCTGGCCGCACCGGTGATACTCGGCGCGATCGCGCTGATGTGGCGGCCGTTGCGCCTGATGCCGTTTCCGGCCTTCGCGCGCGGCGCCAACACCGGCGTCAACATTTCGCAGGCGATCAATGTCTGGATCGTCCAGGCGGTCGTGGCGATCGGTCCGCCGCTGGGTGCGTTGATATTCCACGTCTACATCAAGACCGACTGGGGCATCCCGCTGTTCTTCCTGGTGCCGCTCGCGCTGGTCGCGATCCCTGCGGTGCGGATCCGCAAGATCGCGCTGTTGAACCTGACGACGACCTGGCTCGTCATTTCGCTCGTCGTGCTGGCGATATCGCCAAGGATCGTCGCCTACGAACTGGATGAAAAGCGCACCGCAGGCGCGCCCTACCGGGCGCGTTCCGAACTCGCCCGCGAACTGACCGAAGCCTGGCACACGCGGTTTTATTCGCGCTGGCCGGTGGTCGCCGCCTATACCGATACCGGCCAGCCTGTCACCTTCTACAGCCCCGACCATCCGGCGCCGCTGACGCCGGACGAGCCGTGGTCGTCCGGCCTGACCTCGCTCGAGGAGGCGAAGCGATCGGGCTTCATCGGCATCTGCGAGGTCGGCGACTGGAAGCTGGAAAAATGCGAGGCGTGGATGCAGGCCCATGCCGCCAATGCCGAGCGCATGGTGATGACCACGCGGCGACTCTTTCTCGGCAAGGCTGGCCCCGCGACGGCCTGGAACATCTTCATCGTACCGCCGGCCAGATAG
- a CDS encoding SDR family NAD(P)-dependent oxidoreductase, which produces MDLDLTDKTALVTGSTRGIGLATAIGLAQMGAEVIVNGREQAAVGEAVAKVEQVAPSAKVHAAAFDLGHAAGCAALVAQFPEVDILVNNLGIYEPKGFFEIEDSDWSRMFEVNVMSGVRLTRHYLKRMLDNKDWGRVVFVSSESGVFVPKEMVHYGFSKSAQLVIARGAAETTKGTNVTVNSVMPGPTWVEMAPVRLAARAKAAGTTVDDLVSRTFSERRPASLLQRYAAPEEIANLICYVCSKASSATNGAALRADGGIVTNPF; this is translated from the coding sequence ATGGATCTCGACCTGACGGATAAAACGGCGCTCGTGACCGGCTCGACCCGCGGCATCGGGCTCGCGACCGCCATCGGGCTTGCGCAAATGGGCGCGGAGGTGATCGTCAACGGCCGCGAGCAGGCGGCGGTCGGCGAGGCCGTGGCGAAAGTTGAACAGGTTGCGCCGTCGGCCAAGGTGCACGCGGCGGCATTCGATCTTGGCCATGCGGCGGGCTGTGCCGCGCTGGTGGCGCAATTCCCTGAAGTCGACATTCTCGTCAACAATCTCGGCATCTACGAACCAAAGGGCTTTTTCGAGATCGAGGATTCCGATTGGTCGAGGATGTTCGAAGTCAACGTCATGAGCGGGGTGCGGCTGACGCGGCACTATTTGAAGCGGATGCTTGATAACAAGGACTGGGGTCGCGTCGTGTTCGTCTCCAGCGAATCCGGTGTCTTCGTTCCGAAGGAGATGGTGCATTACGGCTTCTCGAAATCGGCGCAGCTCGTCATCGCGCGCGGCGCGGCGGAAACCACCAAGGGCACCAACGTGACTGTCAACTCGGTGATGCCCGGCCCGACCTGGGTCGAGATGGCGCCGGTTCGCCTGGCCGCGCGCGCGAAAGCTGCGGGCACGACCGTCGACGATCTCGTCTCGCGCACCTTCAGCGAACGCCGCCCGGCATCGCTCTTGCAGCGTTACGCCGCGCCGGAAGAGATCGCCAATCTGATCTGCTACGTCTGTTCAAAAGCCTCCAGCGCCACCAACGGCGCCGCGCTGCGCGCCGACGGCGGGATTGTGACGAATCCGTTTTGA
- a CDS encoding HPr family phosphocarrier protein has protein sequence MSDEAAPDKELGPSVPAGAISRELQIINKRGLHARASAKFVQMVERFNAEVWVTRGSETVGGTSIMGLMMLAAGPGTSVTVSAIGPEAQQAVDAIAALVADKFNEEGV, from the coding sequence ATGAGCGACGAGGCCGCGCCCGACAAGGAACTCGGGCCGAGCGTGCCCGCGGGCGCCATCTCGCGGGAACTTCAGATCATCAACAAGCGCGGCCTGCACGCGCGGGCCTCGGCCAAATTCGTCCAGATGGTCGAGCGCTTCAACGCCGAGGTCTGGGTGACGCGCGGCAGCGAGACCGTGGGCGGCACCTCGATCATGGGGTTGATGATGCTGGCCGCGGGACCTGGAACCTCGGTCACGGTCTCCGCGATCGGCCCCGAGGCGCAGCAAGCGGTCGATGCGATCGCAGCGCTGGTCGCCGACAAGTTCAACGAAGAAGGCGTGTGA
- a CDS encoding PTS sugar transporter subunit IIA, with protein sequence MIGLVLVTHGRLADEFKAALEHVMGPQKQIEAITIGAEDDSDLCRSDIIEAVNRVDSGDGVAILTDMFGGTPSNLAISCMSRPKVEVLAGINLPMLVKLAKVREERSLPEAIAMAQEAGRKYVTIASRVLAGK encoded by the coding sequence ATGATTGGTCTAGTGCTTGTGACCCATGGGCGCCTTGCCGACGAGTTCAAGGCGGCGCTCGAACATGTCATGGGTCCGCAAAAACAAATTGAAGCCATCACGATTGGAGCCGAAGACGACTCCGATCTGTGTCGAAGCGATATCATCGAAGCGGTGAATCGCGTCGACAGCGGCGATGGTGTCGCCATCCTCACCGACATGTTCGGCGGCACACCTTCCAACCTCGCAATTTCCTGCATGAGCCGCCCCAAGGTGGAAGTGCTCGCAGGCATCAATCTTCCCATGCTGGTCAAGCTTGCCAAGGTGCGCGAAGAGCGCTCGCTTCCCGAAGCCATCGCGATGGCGCAGGAAGCCGGCCGCAAATACGTCACCATCGCCAGCCGCGTGCTCGCCGGCAAATGA
- a CDS encoding HPr kinase/phosphorylase: MTAGASVHASAVLVGERAVLIRGPSGAGKSRLAFDLILAGRTGQVPRAVLVGDDRVHLDTVAGQLLVRPARELAGLIEVRGLGIRHCDFVGEAVVGLVVDLAASDAERLPPPEALSIRLNGVLLPRIPVGAGYDPLPLIVAALTTTVGSGSVQPLDDCSKGIGNHISPNIATE, encoded by the coding sequence ATGACGGCGGGCGCGAGCGTGCACGCCTCCGCCGTGCTGGTGGGCGAGCGCGCCGTGCTGATCCGCGGGCCATCTGGCGCCGGCAAGTCGCGGCTAGCCTTCGATCTGATTCTCGCCGGACGCACTGGACAGGTTCCGCGGGCCGTTTTGGTCGGCGATGACCGTGTCCATCTCGACACAGTCGCCGGACAATTGTTGGTCCGCCCGGCGCGAGAATTGGCCGGGCTGATCGAGGTACGGGGCCTCGGCATTCGCCATTGTGACTTTGTTGGGGAGGCGGTGGTGGGCCTCGTCGTCGATCTTGCGGCCAGCGATGCCGAGCGGCTGCCGCCGCCAGAAGCGCTCTCCATCCGCCTGAATGGTGTTTTACTACCGAGAATCCCCGTCGGGGCCGGCTACGACCCCCTCCCATTGATTGTAGCGGCTCTGACAACAACCGTCGGTTCAGGTTCCGTCCAACCTTTGGATGATTGTTCGAAGGGGATTGGTAACCATATAAGCCCCAATATCGCCACCGAATAA
- a CDS encoding sensor histidine kinase, with protein sequence MLDRTQPDPNLNHEDALELLDRERVAEDNAGEKGWRRPLGWLRRAGQFFFALSFSSLTRRIVSLNLAGLVALVASILYLSQFRAGLIDARAQSLLVQAEIIAGAIAASATVETNTITIDPDRLLDLKPGESYGAPDESSGLDFPINPERVAPVLRRLISPTKTRARIYGGDGGMILDSRSLYGRGDVLRFELPPPSTEKPGFVERALIATRTWLNRGDLPLYRELGPENGKGYQEIVQALDGVKSSMVRVNDRGEVIVSVAVPVQRFRAVHGALMLSTQGDDIDQMVTAERLAILKVGGVASAVMIVLSLLLASTIAGPVRRLADGAERVRRRIQTRVEIPDFTRRRDEIGHLSGALRDMTNALYSRIEAIEMFAADVAHELKNPLTSLRSAVETLPLARNDTSRARLLEVIEHDVKRLDRLISDISDASRLDAELQRQDMAPVDLRRLLTTLTSVANETRLGHDVAVEARFDGRGATDTFSVPGHDSRLGQVISNLLSNAQSFSTPGGKVRVTCRRARSEIEIIVDDDGPGIGEDALERIFERFYTDRPHQGFGQNSGLGLSISKQIIEAHNGRIWAENRHGPAGADGKPSVAGARFVVRLPTP encoded by the coding sequence TTGCTAGATCGAACGCAGCCCGATCCCAACCTGAACCACGAGGATGCTTTGGAGCTCCTCGATCGGGAACGCGTTGCCGAGGATAATGCGGGCGAGAAGGGCTGGCGACGACCGCTCGGCTGGTTGCGCCGGGCCGGGCAATTCTTCTTCGCGCTTTCCTTCTCCAGCCTCACGCGCCGGATTGTCTCGCTCAATCTGGCAGGCCTCGTCGCGCTGGTGGCGAGCATTCTCTATCTCTCGCAATTCCGTGCCGGCCTGATCGATGCGCGGGCGCAGAGCCTTCTGGTGCAGGCCGAAATCATCGCCGGCGCGATTGCCGCCTCCGCCACCGTCGAAACCAACACCATCACGATCGATCCGGACCGGCTGCTCGATCTCAAGCCCGGCGAAAGCTACGGCGCGCCGGACGAATCTTCCGGGCTGGATTTTCCGATCAATCCGGAGCGGGTCGCGCCGGTGCTGCGGCGGCTGATCTCACCGACCAAGACGCGCGCCCGCATCTATGGCGGCGACGGCGGCATGATCCTCGACAGCCGCAGTCTCTATGGCCGCGGCGACGTATTGCGATTCGAACTGCCGCCACCTTCCACGGAGAAGCCAGGCTTCGTCGAACGCGCGCTGATCGCGACCCGCACCTGGCTCAATCGCGGCGACCTGCCGCTCTATCGCGAACTGGGCCCGGAGAACGGCAAGGGCTATCAGGAAATCGTGCAGGCGCTCGACGGCGTCAAGAGCAGCATGGTGCGCGTCAACGACCGCGGCGAGGTGATCGTCTCGGTCGCCGTCCCCGTGCAGCGCTTCCGTGCTGTACACGGTGCGCTGATGCTCTCGACGCAAGGCGACGACATCGACCAGATGGTGACCGCCGAGCGGCTGGCGATCCTGAAGGTCGGCGGCGTGGCCTCCGCGGTCATGATCGTGCTGTCGCTCTTGCTCGCGAGCACGATCGCGGGTCCGGTGCGGCGGCTGGCCGACGGCGCCGAGCGCGTCCGCCGGCGCATCCAGACCCGCGTCGAGATTCCCGATTTCACCCGCCGCCGCGACGAGATCGGCCATCTGTCCGGCGCGCTGCGCGACATGACGAATGCGCTCTACAGCCGCATCGAGGCGATCGAGATGTTCGCCGCCGACGTCGCCCATGAATTGAAGAATCCGCTGACCTCGCTGCGCTCGGCGGTGGAAACGCTGCCTTTGGCACGCAACGACACCAGCCGCGCGCGCCTGCTCGAGGTGATCGAGCACGACGTCAAGCGGCTCGACCGGCTGATCTCGGATATTTCAGATGCGAGCCGCCTCGATGCCGAATTGCAGCGCCAGGACATGGCCCCGGTCGATCTCCGCCGGCTGCTGACGACGCTGACCTCGGTCGCCAACGAAACCCGGCTCGGCCACGACGTCGCGGTCGAAGCGCGCTTCGACGGCCGCGGCGCCACCGATACGTTCTCGGTGCCGGGCCACGATTCCCGGCTGGGACAGGTGATCTCCAACCTGCTGTCCAATGCACAATCCTTCTCCACCCCCGGCGGGAAGGTGCGCGTCACCTGCCGCCGCGCGCGCTCGGAGATCGAAATCATCGTCGATGACGACGGACCGGGCATCGGCGAGGATGCGCTGGAACGCATCTTCGAGCGCTTCTACACCGACCGTCCTCATCAGGGCTTTGGCCAGAACTCAGGTCTCGGCCTATCGATCTCCAAGCAGATTATCGAAGCGCACAACGGGCGGATCTGGGCGGAAAACCGCCACGGCCCGGCCGGCGCCGACGGCAAGCCGAGCGTGGCGGGTGCGCGGTTCGTGGTCAGGCTGCCCACGCCATGA
- a CDS encoding response regulator transcription factor, with protein MPTIALVDDDRNILTSVSIALEAEGYRIMTYTDGASALDGFRTSPPDLAILDIKMPRMDGMETLRRLRQKSDLPVIFLTSKDEEIDELFGLKMGADDFIRKPFSQRLLVERVKAVLRRGQPKDPTAVPKEPDARALDRGLLRMDPERHTCTWKNEPVTLTVTEFLILQALATRPGVVKSRNALMDAAYDDQVYVDDRTIDSHIKRLRKKFKVVDDDFEMIETLYGVGYRFKEA; from the coding sequence ATGCCCACAATCGCCCTGGTCGATGATGACCGCAACATTCTTACTTCCGTATCGATCGCGCTCGAAGCCGAAGGCTATCGTATCATGACCTATACGGATGGTGCCTCGGCGCTGGACGGCTTCCGTACCTCGCCGCCGGACCTTGCGATCCTCGATATCAAGATGCCGCGCATGGACGGCATGGAAACGCTACGCCGGTTGCGGCAGAAGTCCGATCTGCCGGTGATCTTCTTAACGTCCAAAGACGAAGAGATCGACGAATTGTTCGGCCTCAAGATGGGCGCCGACGATTTCATCCGCAAGCCGTTCTCGCAGCGCCTCTTGGTCGAGCGGGTCAAGGCCGTGCTTCGCCGCGGCCAGCCCAAGGATCCGACCGCCGTTCCGAAGGAGCCGGATGCACGCGCGCTGGACCGCGGCCTGTTGCGGATGGACCCGGAGCGTCACACTTGCACCTGGAAGAACGAGCCGGTGACGCTGACGGTGACGGAGTTCTTGATCCTGCAGGCGCTGGCCACGCGGCCCGGTGTGGTGAAGAGCCGCAACGCGCTGATGGATGCGGCCTATGACGACCAGGTCTATGTCGACGACCGCACCATCGACAGCCACATCAAGCGGCTGCGCAAGAAGTTCAAGGTCGTCGATGACGATTTCGAGATGATCGAGACGCTGTATGGCGTCGGCTATCGCTTCAAGGAAGCCTGA
- a CDS encoding HugZ family pyridoxamine 5'-phosphate oxidase: MQPTADFDASKLARSLLRRSRQGALATLMPESGDPYCSLVNVASHADASPILLLSRLALHTKNILNDGRVSLMLDERAAGDPLEGARIMLAGRAEEAQGEAAKILRRRYLNAHPSAEAFVDFKDFSFFRIVPSGLHLVAGFGRIIDLRPEQFMTEIDDAADLQEAEQDAVEHMNEDHREAMNLYATKLLGAESADWRCTGCDPDGMDMQAGSATLRLDFPARVTSAMALRKMLVRLAGEAWGKG; the protein is encoded by the coding sequence ATGCAGCCGACCGCAGATTTTGATGCTTCCAAACTGGCCCGATCGCTGCTTAGGCGTAGCCGGCAGGGCGCATTGGCCACGCTTATGCCCGAAAGTGGCGATCCCTATTGCTCGCTGGTGAACGTCGCCAGCCATGCCGATGCGTCGCCGATTCTGCTGCTTTCGCGGCTGGCGCTGCATACAAAAAACATCCTCAACGATGGCAGGGTATCGCTGATGCTGGACGAACGTGCCGCCGGCGATCCGCTGGAGGGCGCACGAATCATGCTTGCGGGACGGGCCGAGGAGGCCCAAGGGGAAGCTGCGAAAATCCTGCGCCGGCGCTATCTTAACGCTCATCCATCGGCTGAAGCGTTTGTAGATTTCAAGGACTTCTCGTTCTTTCGGATCGTCCCGTCAGGCCTGCATCTGGTCGCGGGTTTCGGCCGCATCATCGACCTCAGGCCCGAGCAGTTCATGACCGAGATCGACGATGCCGCCGATTTGCAGGAAGCCGAGCAAGACGCTGTCGAGCATATGAATGAGGATCACCGCGAGGCGATGAACCTCTACGCGACCAAACTGCTGGGCGCCGAGTCCGCGGACTGGCGCTGCACCGGTTGCGACCCCGACGGCATGGACATGCAGGCCGGCTCCGCGACGCTGCGGCTCGATTTCCCGGCACGGGTCACCAGCGCCATGGCGTTGCGCAAGATGCTCGTGCGGCTGGCGGGCGAGGCGTGGGGCAAGGGCTAA
- a CDS encoding phosphoenolpyruvate carboxykinase: MQETGLRNGAFGADKFGLKNLKTVHWNLGAPQLYQYSLTAGEAVLSADGALCADTGEFTGRSPKDKFTVRDATTDKNMWWAGNQSITSEQFAALYADFLKHAEGMTLYAQDLYGGADPSFQIKTRVFTELAWHSLFIRTLLIRPEAQALKDFVPELTIIDLPSFRADPKRHGVRSENVVAIDFARKIVLIGGSYYAGEMKKSVFTTLNYYLPAKGVLPMHCSANVGPKGDTAIFFGLSGTGKTTLSADPNRTLIGDDEHGWGSDGVFNFEGGCYAKCIKLSKEAEPQIFAASSRFGAVLENVVLDESTRVPDFDDGSKTENTRSAYPLDFIPNASRTGRAGQPKNVVMLAADAFGVLPPIAKLSPAQAMYHFLSGYTAKVAGTERGLGNEPQPEFSTCFGSPFLPLDPSVYGNMLRELIARHNVDCWLVNTGWTGGKYGTGSRMPIKVTRALLTAALDGSLRNVEFRTDKYFGFAVPTALPGVPSEILNPVNTWKDKAEFDKTARALVGMFQKNFAKFEAQVDAEVRAAAPDLKLAAE; this comes from the coding sequence GTGCAAGAGACGGGTCTACGCAACGGTGCCTTCGGCGCCGACAAATTCGGCTTAAAAAATCTCAAGACGGTGCACTGGAATCTCGGCGCGCCGCAGCTTTATCAATATTCACTCACGGCCGGCGAGGCCGTGTTGTCGGCCGACGGCGCGCTCTGCGCGGACACCGGTGAATTCACCGGCCGCAGTCCCAAGGACAAGTTCACGGTGCGTGATGCGACCACCGACAAGAACATGTGGTGGGCCGGTAACCAGTCAATCACCTCGGAGCAGTTTGCCGCGCTCTATGCCGACTTCCTCAAGCATGCCGAAGGCATGACGCTGTATGCGCAGGATCTTTACGGCGGCGCCGATCCGAGCTTCCAGATCAAGACGCGCGTGTTCACCGAACTTGCCTGGCACTCGCTGTTCATCCGAACGCTCTTGATCCGCCCCGAGGCTCAAGCGCTGAAGGATTTCGTGCCTGAACTCACCATCATCGACCTGCCGAGCTTCCGCGCCGACCCCAAACGTCACGGCGTGCGCTCGGAGAACGTCGTCGCCATCGACTTCGCCCGCAAGATCGTCCTGATCGGCGGGTCTTATTATGCCGGCGAGATGAAGAAGTCGGTCTTCACCACGCTGAACTATTATCTGCCCGCCAAGGGCGTGCTGCCGATGCACTGCTCGGCCAATGTCGGACCCAAGGGCGACACCGCGATCTTCTTCGGCCTGTCCGGTACTGGAAAGACCACGCTGTCGGCCGATCCCAACCGCACGCTGATCGGCGACGACGAGCATGGCTGGGGCAGCGACGGCGTCTTCAACTTCGAAGGCGGCTGCTACGCCAAGTGCATCAAGCTGTCGAAGGAAGCCGAGCCGCAGATCTTCGCCGCCAGCAGCCGCTTCGGCGCCGTGCTCGAGAACGTGGTGCTCGACGAGAGCACCCGCGTACCTGACTTCGACGACGGCTCGAAGACCGAAAACACCCGTTCGGCCTACCCGCTCGATTTTATCCCGAACGCTTCGCGCACCGGCCGCGCCGGCCAGCCGAAAAACGTCGTGATGCTGGCCGCCGATGCGTTCGGCGTATTGCCCCCGATTGCAAAACTCTCGCCGGCGCAGGCGATGTATCATTTCCTGTCCGGCTATACCGCCAAGGTCGCCGGCACCGAGCGCGGTCTCGGCAATGAGCCGCAGCCGGAATTCTCCACCTGTTTCGGCTCGCCGTTCCTGCCGCTCGATCCGTCCGTCTACGGCAATATGCTGCGCGAACTGATCGCCAGGCACAACGTCGATTGCTGGCTGGTCAACACCGGCTGGACCGGCGGCAAATACGGCACCGGCAGTCGGATGCCGATCAAGGTGACGCGCGCGCTGCTGACCGCAGCGCTGGACGGTTCGTTGCGCAACGTCGAATTCCGGACCGACAAGTATTTCGGTTTTGCGGTGCCGACCGCGCTGCCGGGCGTGCCCAGCGAGATACTCAATCCGGTCAACACCTGGAAGGACAAGGCCGAGTTCGACAAGACCGCGCGCGCGCTGGTCGGCATGTTCCAGAAGAACTTTGCCAAGTTCGAAGCCCAGGTCGACGCCGAAGTTCGCGCCGCCGCGCCGGATTTGAAGCTCGCGGCGGAGTAA